The window TTACGATAAGCTGGTTGACACCATCGTTGGTATTATTCAAAAAGCAGATAATGATTTAGGTTGTGAAGGCTTAGTTGGTATTGGTTTGCCGGGTATGGAAGATGCCCGCGATGGTTCTGTATTAACGTCGAATATTCCTGCGGCAAAAGGGCGTTTCTTACGTAAAGATCTAGAAGCTAAATTAGGTCGTACCGTTACTATTGATAACGATGCAAACTGTTTTGCCTTATCTGAAGCATGGGATGAGTCACTTCAAGGTGAAAAATCAGTACTAGGTTTAATCTTAGGAACGGGGTTTGGTGGCGGTTTAGTGTTTGATGGGCACGTATTCTCTGGCATGAACCACGTAGCAGGGGAGCTTGGTCATACGCGTATGCCAATTGACGCTTGGTTCAGTCTTGGCGAAAAAGCACCGTTATTCACATGTGGCTGTGATAACAAGGGGTGTATCGACAATTACCTATCAGGTCGTGGTTTTGAACAATTATATGCGCATTATTACGGCGAAAATCTGAAGGCAATCGAGATCATTAAATTACATGCCACTGGCGAGGCAAAAGCAGTAGAACATGTTGATCGCTTCATGGAAATGTTGGCGATCTGTTTAGCAAATATCTTTACTGGTTTAGACCCACATGTTGTTGTACTTGGCGGTGGCTTATCTAACTTCGAATTGCTGTACCAAGAATTGCCAAAACGAATAGCTAAGCATTTATTATCAGTGGCACAAGTGCCTAAAATTGTGAAAGCAAAACACGGTGATGCTGGTGGCGTACGTGGTGCTGCATTCTTGAATATCAAAAAATAGACATCCATTAACGTAATCACGTAGCAATATTATTAAGCACCGCATGTCGGTGCTTTATTGTATTTGAAGCGTATGTGTATATACCCAATCTACCTCAAGTATTAACCCATCTGTTTTATAAAGTGATTTGTTATATCTGGGGTTTGTATAACAGAGTAGGTCTGTTAGAATCCGCGCTCTTTACCGTTTGTTTGTAGGAAAACACCATGTCATTTCAAGCTTTAGGCCTGAATACTCAGCTAGTTGATACTGTTACAGAACTAGGCTTTAAAACACCAACACCCATTCAAGAACAAGCCATTCCCCAAGTATTGGCTGGTGATGATATTATGGCTGGTGCACAAACAGGAACCGGTAAAACAGCAGCATTCGGCCTACCGATGATTCAACGATTACTAGCGAGTCAGCAATCAGAACACGACGAAGGTTATATAAAAAAGCCTGAGGCAATCCGTGCTTTAGTCTTAACACCAACCCGTGAACTTGCCCAACAAGTGCATGATAGTATTTTGGCATACAGTAAAAATACATCGATTAAGGTGGCCGTTGCCTATGGCGGCACCAGTATGGGGGTTCAGGTAAAAGCATTGAAGTCGGGTGTTGATATTTTGATTGCCACGCCAGGTCGATTATTGGATCATGCTTTTACGGGTACTGTCGATTTATCTAAGATTGAGTGTTTAGTATTAGATGAAGCTGATCGTATGCTAGATATGGGTTTTGTCGTTGATATTAAACGCATCATGCAGCGCATGCCTAGAAAACGTCAGACGTTACTTTTTTCTGCAACATTTTCTAATCAAGTCAAAAAATTAGCTTACGATATTTTAGCTGATCCCAAGCTAATTGAAGTTACACCAGAAAATATCACCGCCGAAAGTGTTACGCAAATGGTGTATCCAGTTGATAAACACCGTAAGCGTGAATTACTGTCTTACCTTATTGGTTCTCGAAATTGGAATCAGGTTTTAATCTTTACTAAAACAAAGCAAGGTTCAGATGAATTAGCAAAAGAGCTGATTCTTGATGGTATTAAAGCGGTTTCAATCAATGGTGATAAAAGCCAAGGTGCACGTCAACGTGCATTAAGTGATTTTAAAGAAGGTAAAGTACGCGCGATGGTTGCGACTGACGTTGCAGCTCGAGGTTTAGATATTGAACAGCTAGGCTATGTTGTTAACTTCGATTTACCCTTTCAAGCTGAAGATTATGTTCACCGTATTGGTCGTACTGGTCGTGCAGGTTTAACGGGCAGTGCTATTTCATTAATGAGTATTGATGAAGAATGGGCTCTGCGTGCAATTGAAGAATTGTTAGACACACGCTTACCTCAAGAGTGGTTGGAAGGGTACGAGCCGGATCCAACCATTAAAGCGCAAGATAACCGTCGTTCTAGCTCGACGTCTGAAAAACGCCGTATAAAAGCAAAATCTAAAATACATAAAAATCGCGGACGTAATCAAACTAAGCGTTAATCAATAAATACTCACTCTTTACTTATGGGTAAAAGAAAGCCCCAGCATATTCAAAGAATAATACTGGGGCGATATTACCACCGCTGCCTACTTTATTTGTCGTAATAGAATTAATATTATTACTGTTGTTTCTATTTTTCATATCAGTAATTATTGATTTTCTATTCCCCAAAATGTGTGCAATAACATTGCAAAGCACATATAGAAAACCACATTAATTCATTACGTATGTTGTTGTAGGCTATCCCTGCGTTATAAAGTATTGCTAATATAGCGCTTTTTTAGTTTATTTTACCCTAAGTTATTGTTTTACTTTTTATTGTTTTTCTTCTGCAGCAAGCAGCAGGTTGCTTCCATCAGTTATCAGCAAATAAGACTTACTTATATCCAAATTACATAAATCTACAGATTGAGCTCCAAAAAATAAGTCACTATTACAAGATTGAATTGTGAGATGTTTTGTTATGGTTCCTTTTGTGGCAACAATGGTTTGTAAGTCATTGAGATTAGTATTTATTACCTGAGTATCTGATTGGCTAAAAACACGTACTCTATACGTAGAATTCACGGCTGATGGCTGTCGTTTTAAAGCAGTTAGCATCAAATTATCTTGGAGTTTGCCACCATCTCGCCATGCAATTGCCCACCATTTATCGGTGTCTTCTATGGTAGTAGACTTTAATTCAGCTTGTTGTGCTTGACTATTGGTATCTTGTATACCGAGGCTGGCTCTTATCGAATCGGTTTTTGTCCATTCAAAGCTTTTACTCGTAATTTCATTATTGTTGTTAGTAAGAGCTCTATTATTTGGGTCAAAAAGTAGCGATGTACTGGTACTACTATTTACAAAATAATCCATTGAGTCTAATGACGTATTTACAAATTGCACGTTAGCACTGCGAGTACGATTAAGGTCAGCAATGTTTGGATCTATCTCTGCTACTGTTTGTACTTCTTCAATAACAGCCTCTATTGCATCGTCGCCGCTTGAGCCTCCGCAACCAATAAGAGAAAAAGAAAGACAAATACTAAGTGCATACCTAAACATGTTAGCAACCTCTTTTATTATTATTCCTGACCACGAAATAAGCATATTTCAATTCTTAGTGTTTTTTTGATGAATATATGCAGTAAAGGTGAACTAATGTTAAGTTATTAATAAATAAAAGCATTTATTCTCTTAAATATGAGATTTTTATTATCAAAGCTAAAAAATAGGACTTATTAGTGTCAATTAATCGTTTTTAAATCATATTTTCGACAATGAAGCTGTCGCATAAGATTGTAGATGTCCCATGAATTTTTCTTATGAGTGCAGATTAATATTGTATACCAAACTCTCGCTGAAACGAGTACCTTGAGATGGCTTGGGTATAACCTTTACCTTTGATGTTTTTAATCACAAAAGATAAAGGTTATTTTTTAAAGATAAATATCTTTTATTAGCACATTTTCCGTTTTAAACCACTAATGTCGAGTAGTCGGGTGGCGATTTCTTCTACTGAAAGAGACGATGTATTTAAGTAGGGTATTGCTTCCCGTCTAAACATTCCTTCAACTTTATGCAGTTCTTTTTCACACTGCTCTAAGCTTGCATAATCGCTGTTGGCATAGCGTTCATTTCGTATGGCGACGAGGCGTTCAATATCAATGGTTAGCCCGTAGGTTTTAAAGCGATAAGGCTCTATGGCAGCAGGCAGTTTAAGGCTTGCCATGTCTTCGGCGATGAAGGGATAGTTCACTGCTCTTATGCCAAATTGCATCGCAAGATACAGGCTTGTTGGGGTTTTTCCGCAGCGTGATACACCCAATAAAATCACATCGGCTTGGTCAAGATTATTCAGTGAAATCCCATCATCATGCGCGAGGGTGTATTCAATAGCTGCAATGCGATCTTGATAGCTAGCGGCATCCTTGTTAATACTATGTGAACGTTGTAACTGAGGCTCTGGTTCAAGCTGCAAATCGTGCTTTAAAGGCTCGACTAGCACATTCAAGACGTCGTAGAAATGAGCGTTACTTTGTTCAATGATAACCTTCACGTCAGGTATAACGATTGAATAGAAGACTAATGGCTTGATGCCTGTTTTTTCATGAGATTGATTTACAAGTGTTTTTACCTGTTTTGCACGTTCATTTGTTTCAATGAAAGGGTGCGTTGTTTGGTGTATTTCTATTGGAAATTGCCCTAAAACGGCATGCCCAAGTGTCTCAGAAGTGATCGCTGTACCGTCAGAAACGTAAAACACATCACGAAAATTGGATTTGCGCTGCATAAAAAGTTGAATCCTTCAAATAATTCTGTAACGTTCACTGTATAAATACTTATAACAATAACTTTACAGGGTATAGACATCAGCCCGACCATTGTGACGCAGTATTTTTTTAACTGCCAATGCAATCGTTTCCGTTGAGATCTTGCCCACATTTAAGCTAAATCCAAAAGCAAGGAGATTCGTCGTGCAACAGAATGTAGTTTGGTACGATGCTTTATCAATGAATGACGTTGATAAAGTGGGTGGAAAAAATGCTTCGCTGGGTGAGATGGTAGCCAATCTTGCAAATGCAGGTGTGAAAGTTCCAAATGGATATGCGACAACCTCGCATGCTTTTAATCAATTTCTGGAAGCTGGCGGATTAAACAAGCGTATTTATCAACTATTAGAAGAACTTGATGTTGATGATGTGAATGCGTTAAAAGTTGCAGGTGAAACCATTCGCAACTGGGTATTGGATGCTGAATTACCCGCTGACTTAGAGCAGGATATTCGAGTCTGTTATGCAGAACTTGGTAACGGTGACGACATGTTGTCTGTTGCAGTTCGTTCGTCTGCAACCGCTGAAGATTTACCTGATGCTTCGTTTGCTGGTCAGCAAGAAACATTTCTGAATGTGCGAGGAATCGATGCTGTTATTGAAGCAACAAAGCATGTATTTGCTTCGTTGTTTAATGACCGTGCTATTTCATACCGTGTTCACCAAGGTTTTGACCATGAAGGTGTCGCATTGTCTGCTGGTATTCAGCGTATGGTGCGTTCAGACAAAGCTTCTTCGGGGGTAATGTTTACCCTTGATACCGAGTCTGGCTTTGATCAGGTGGTATTTATTACCTCATCATGGGGCTTAGGTGAAATGGTTGTGCAGGGGGCTGTTAACCCAGATGAATTCTACGTTCATAAACCAACACTTGAAGCGGGCAACCATGCTGTTGTGCGCCGTACGATTGGTTCAAAACAAATCAAAATGGTTTACGCCGAGGGTAAAGAACTCGGTACACAAGTTGATGTGATTGATACAACTGAAGAAGAACGTCAGCAATTTTCGTTAACCGATGATGAAATTACATCTTTAGCTAAACAAGCGCTGATTATCGAAAAGCATTACGGTCGCCCGATGGATATCGAATGGGCCAAAGATGGTATTACCGGTGAATTACTGATTGTTCAGGCGCGTCCTGAAACAGTACGTTCTCGTGATAACCAACAAGTGATGGAACGCTTTCATCTAAATGCTCAAGCTTCGGCAATCATTGAAGGCCGTGCTATTGGTCAGCGTATTGGTGTTGGTGCTGTTCGTGTTGTTGCTGATTTAAGTGAGATGGATCAGGTTCAACCGGGTGATGTATTGGTTGCAGACATGACAGACCCAGATTGGGAACCTGTGATGAAAAAAGCATCCGCTATTGTCACTAATCGAGGCGGGCGTACATGTCACGCGGCAATCATTGCACGAGAGCTAGGTATACCTGCAGTTGTTGGTTGTGGTAATGCAACATCTATTTTAAGCTCTGGTCAGCATGTCACTGTATCTTGTGCGCAAGGTGAAACTGGCTTTGTGTATGAAGGTGAACTTGATTTTGAAATTCGTCGTTCATCAGTGACTGATCTCCCAGATCTCCCTCTTAAAGTCATGATGAATGTGGGCAACCCAGATCGTGCATTTGATTTCGCTTGTATTCCAAATGAAGGGGTGGGGCTAGCTCGACTTGAGTTCATCATTAACAAGATGATTGGTATTCACCCGAAAGCTTTGCTTAACTACGATGAACAATCTGACGAGCTTAAAGCAGAAATCGATAAGCGCATTGTGGGTTACGATAACCCTGTTGAATTCTACATCGAGAAGTTAACGGAAGGTATTTCAACCCTTGCTGCAGCATTTTGGCCAAAACGCGTTATTGTGCGTATGTCTGACTTTAAGTCGAATGAATACCGCAACTTAGTAGGGGGCATTAACTATGAGCCGACGGAGGAAAACCCAATGTTAGGGTTCCGTGGTGCTTCTCGTTATATTTCGCCACAGTTCCAAGATTGTTTTGCACTTGAATGTGAAGCAATGAAGCGTGTTCGTGAAAAAATGGGCTTAAAAAATGTAGAAATCATGATCCCATTTGTACGTACAGTGAGTGAAGCTGCATCGGTTATCGATTTGCTGGCTAAATTCGATCTTCGTCGTGGTGAAAATGGTCTGAAAGTGATTATGATGTGTGAATTGCCGTCAAATGCGATTCTAGCGGATGATTTCTTGAAGTATTTTGACGGCTTCTCGATTGGCTCAAACGATATGACTCAGTTAACGCTTGGTCTTGACCGAGATTCTGGCGAAATTGCGCACATGTTTGATGAGCGAAATCCAGCAGTAAAAGCGATGTTGTCTATGGCCATTAAAGCTGCCAATAAAGCCGGTAAATATGTCGGTATTTGTGGTCAAGGACCATCAGATCACGATGATCTGGCAGATTGGTTGATGGAGCAGGGCATTGACTCCGTATCTTTAAACCCAGACACCGTACTCGAAACATGGGTACACTTGGGTAAAAAGTAAGTCTGAATAGAAATCATTTATTTAAAGCCTGCGTTCGCAGGCTTTTTTATTAAAGTGTATGTGTATGTTGATTAACCATTTTTCGCTGATAATTTTGCGCGTATAAACTCTGAATGGTCGAGGTAAATTAACTCAGCCACTTGACGGATCACTGCTTCTTCCATGGGTTCGATAATTCCGTCGGCATAGGCGACTTGCCACATCGCTTCAATAAGCTGAAAGCGTTCTTCTGGTATAAGCTCACGTAGTTTCGTTGTAAACTCATATAAAGAGACAGATTTTTCACTTCTTACCATTGCTTCTGCGAGTAAATCTATAGCTCTTCTTTCATCTATATCGAGTAGCTTAATCAGCAGCTGTACTTTAGCTGTTTCTTCTTTAGGATCTACTTGGTGATCAGCATTGGCGACCTCACACAATAAAGAGGCCATCGCTAAATTCATTGTCGGTGTATCAATAGCACCGCCATCGCTGCCTTCATGCATGACTTGGCGAAATAAAGTGCGTAATTGTTTGAACA is drawn from Photobacterium profundum SS9 and contains these coding sequences:
- the nagK gene encoding N-acetylglucosamine kinase yields the protein MYYGFDVGGTKIEFGAFNEKLERVATERVATPRDDYDKLVDTIVGIIQKADNDLGCEGLVGIGLPGMEDARDGSVLTSNIPAAKGRFLRKDLEAKLGRTVTIDNDANCFALSEAWDESLQGEKSVLGLILGTGFGGGLVFDGHVFSGMNHVAGELGHTRMPIDAWFSLGEKAPLFTCGCDNKGCIDNYLSGRGFEQLYAHYYGENLKAIEIIKLHATGEAKAVEHVDRFMEMLAICLANIFTGLDPHVVVLGGGLSNFELLYQELPKRIAKHLLSVAQVPKIVKAKHGDAGGVRGAAFLNIKK
- a CDS encoding DEAD/DEAH box helicase, coding for MSFQALGLNTQLVDTVTELGFKTPTPIQEQAIPQVLAGDDIMAGAQTGTGKTAAFGLPMIQRLLASQQSEHDEGYIKKPEAIRALVLTPTRELAQQVHDSILAYSKNTSIKVAVAYGGTSMGVQVKALKSGVDILIATPGRLLDHAFTGTVDLSKIECLVLDEADRMLDMGFVVDIKRIMQRMPRKRQTLLFSATFSNQVKKLAYDILADPKLIEVTPENITAESVTQMVYPVDKHRKRELLSYLIGSRNWNQVLIFTKTKQGSDELAKELILDGIKAVSINGDKSQGARQRALSDFKEGKVRAMVATDVAARGLDIEQLGYVVNFDLPFQAEDYVHRIGRTGRAGLTGSAISLMSIDEEWALRAIEELLDTRLPQEWLEGYEPDPTIKAQDNRRSSSTSEKRRIKAKSKIHKNRGRNQTKR
- a CDS encoding pyruvate, water dikinase regulatory protein, coding for MQRKSNFRDVFYVSDGTAITSETLGHAVLGQFPIEIHQTTHPFIETNERAKQVKTLVNQSHEKTGIKPLVFYSIVIPDVKVIIEQSNAHFYDVLNVLVEPLKHDLQLEPEPQLQRSHSINKDAASYQDRIAAIEYTLAHDDGISLNNLDQADVILLGVSRCGKTPTSLYLAMQFGIRAVNYPFIAEDMASLKLPAAIEPYRFKTYGLTIDIERLVAIRNERYANSDYASLEQCEKELHKVEGMFRREAIPYLNTSSLSVEEIATRLLDISGLKRKMC
- the ppsA gene encoding phosphoenolpyruvate synthase is translated as MQQNVVWYDALSMNDVDKVGGKNASLGEMVANLANAGVKVPNGYATTSHAFNQFLEAGGLNKRIYQLLEELDVDDVNALKVAGETIRNWVLDAELPADLEQDIRVCYAELGNGDDMLSVAVRSSATAEDLPDASFAGQQETFLNVRGIDAVIEATKHVFASLFNDRAISYRVHQGFDHEGVALSAGIQRMVRSDKASSGVMFTLDTESGFDQVVFITSSWGLGEMVVQGAVNPDEFYVHKPTLEAGNHAVVRRTIGSKQIKMVYAEGKELGTQVDVIDTTEEERQQFSLTDDEITSLAKQALIIEKHYGRPMDIEWAKDGITGELLIVQARPETVRSRDNQQVMERFHLNAQASAIIEGRAIGQRIGVGAVRVVADLSEMDQVQPGDVLVADMTDPDWEPVMKKASAIVTNRGGRTCHAAIIARELGIPAVVGCGNATSILSSGQHVTVSCAQGETGFVYEGELDFEIRRSSVTDLPDLPLKVMMNVGNPDRAFDFACIPNEGVGLARLEFIINKMIGIHPKALLNYDEQSDELKAEIDKRIVGYDNPVEFYIEKLTEGISTLAAAFWPKRVIVRMSDFKSNEYRNLVGGINYEPTEENPMLGFRGASRYISPQFQDCFALECEAMKRVREKMGLKNVEIMIPFVRTVSEAASVIDLLAKFDLRRGENGLKVIMMCELPSNAILADDFLKYFDGFSIGSNDMTQLTLGLDRDSGEIAHMFDERNPAVKAMLSMAIKAANKAGKYVGICGQGPSDHDDLADWLMEQGIDSVSLNPDTVLETWVHLGKK
- a CDS encoding TerB family tellurite resistance protein, which produces MFKQLRTLFRQVMHEGSDGGAIDTPTMNLAMASLLCEVANADHQVDPKEETAKVQLLIKLLDIDERRAIDLLAEAMVRSEKSVSLYEFTTKLRELIPEERFQLIEAMWQVAYADGIIEPMEEAVIRQVAELIYLDHSEFIRAKLSAKNG